In Chryseobacterium gleum, a single genomic region encodes these proteins:
- a CDS encoding zinc-dependent metalloprotease encodes MKNYRLALYLGLAVASPMAVAQKKDKDTVKVNKEKTDKTETSSSKKTKKIEDLIKKGTYKKGLFNTIQVKTDIYFEIPDSLMGRQFLVVNKLSQVPMQVNEAGLNKGMNYENKVISFHRDPIAKKVWVKTVVPKVSSPKNDAITKSVKDNFSESVIEVFDIEAQNNDSTAVAIKVNKVFDGNQKSFNDVLANVGLGGSVKSSLSYIEGVKTFPKNLVVKSQLSTSVNEGGVDLPVTLGVTTNLVLLSKIPMKPRVADSRVGFFSEKHWSFNDNQQKMDEKFFITKWNLEPKDEDKEKYLRGELVEPKKPIVYYIDPATPKQWREKIIAGVHDWQAAFEQAGFKNAVIAKMPDEKDEDFDIDDVRYSVITYAASPKSNAMGPSVVDPRSGEIIEADIIWWHNVMTSLHDWMRIQTGPIDPKARGNKFSDEHMGEAIRFVSSHEVGHTFGLKHNMGASFAFPVESLRSKEFTDKMGGTAPSIMDYARYNYVAQPEDGVTAITPKIGLYDKYAIEWGYRWYPDEFTEKKALKNLIEKHQDDPMYFYGEQQSYLETIDPRSQSEDLGDDAMKASEYGMKNLKVVINNLLQWTYEDGKDYTDAGKLYLGVIGQWDLYTGHVMANVGGIYLNNTVFGNKKKAYEAVPAEIQRRAVDYLVKNAINLPEWLFFNPITEKTYPVKDSPMGPFEQTPYTLARGMQYANIYSLFMDDRLLRLLENELKHQMSGSKDEIYTVENLFDQVRTAIFSKKGSLTMLEKMTQKNYVDALIVSVNKLFEKTAVKGLKTDDNLKIPTICNFHEDDHGLRNINYSSMKRVSEVTTYKRAELQKVLDLLNRTRYRGDDASRAHYTDLIIRIQEALNK; translated from the coding sequence ATGAAGAATTACAGGCTTGCACTGTATCTCGGTCTTGCTGTGGCTTCACCAATGGCAGTAGCACAGAAAAAAGATAAAGATACGGTAAAGGTCAACAAAGAAAAAACGGATAAGACAGAAACCTCTTCCTCCAAGAAAACCAAAAAGATTGAAGACCTGATCAAAAAAGGAACCTATAAAAAAGGGCTTTTTAATACCATTCAGGTAAAAACGGATATTTATTTTGAGATTCCTGACAGCTTAATGGGGCGCCAGTTTTTGGTGGTCAACAAGCTTTCTCAGGTACCGATGCAGGTGAATGAAGCAGGTTTAAACAAAGGAATGAATTATGAAAATAAAGTCATCTCTTTCCACCGTGATCCTATAGCTAAAAAAGTATGGGTGAAAACTGTTGTACCTAAGGTATCATCCCCAAAAAATGATGCCATTACAAAATCTGTAAAAGACAATTTTTCAGAATCTGTCATTGAAGTCTTTGATATTGAAGCACAAAACAATGACTCTACAGCTGTAGCGATTAAAGTCAATAAAGTTTTTGACGGAAATCAGAAAAGCTTTAATGATGTATTGGCCAATGTAGGATTGGGAGGATCTGTGAAGTCAAGCCTTTCTTATATAGAAGGAGTAAAAACTTTTCCCAAGAACCTTGTGGTGAAGTCTCAATTGTCTACTTCTGTCAATGAAGGTGGCGTAGATCTTCCGGTAACATTAGGAGTTACAACCAATCTGGTTCTGCTTTCTAAAATACCGATGAAACCAAGAGTAGCGGATTCAAGAGTCGGATTTTTCTCCGAAAAACACTGGTCATTTAATGACAACCAGCAGAAAATGGATGAGAAATTCTTCATTACCAAATGGAATCTTGAACCCAAAGATGAAGATAAAGAAAAATACTTAAGAGGTGAGCTGGTAGAGCCTAAGAAGCCGATTGTTTATTATATCGACCCGGCGACACCAAAACAATGGCGTGAGAAAATCATCGCCGGAGTACATGACTGGCAGGCGGCGTTTGAGCAGGCAGGATTCAAAAATGCAGTGATTGCGAAAATGCCGGATGAGAAAGATGAAGATTTTGATATTGATGATGTAAGATATTCTGTGATTACCTACGCCGCTTCGCCAAAGTCAAATGCAATGGGACCATCAGTAGTAGACCCGAGAAGCGGGGAAATTATCGAGGCAGATATTATCTGGTGGCATAATGTAATGACTTCTCTTCATGACTGGATGAGAATTCAGACAGGGCCTATTGATCCAAAAGCAAGAGGAAATAAATTCAGTGATGAACATATGGGTGAAGCCATCCGTTTTGTTTCATCTCATGAAGTAGGACACACTTTCGGACTGAAGCACAATATGGGAGCATCCTTTGCTTTTCCTGTAGAATCGCTTCGCTCCAAAGAGTTCACAGACAAAATGGGAGGTACAGCTCCTTCCATTATGGATTATGCCCGTTACAATTACGTAGCTCAGCCGGAAGATGGAGTTACAGCCATAACTCCGAAAATTGGCCTTTACGATAAATATGCCATAGAATGGGGTTACCGTTGGTATCCGGATGAATTCACAGAGAAAAAAGCGCTGAAAAACTTAATTGAAAAACATCAGGATGACCCGATGTATTTCTATGGAGAACAGCAGAGCTATCTTGAAACTATTGATCCGCGTTCACAGTCTGAAGATTTGGGAGATGATGCGATGAAAGCCAGTGAATACGGGATGAAAAACCTGAAAGTGGTTATCAATAATCTTTTACAATGGACCTATGAAGATGGTAAAGATTATACAGATGCCGGAAAACTGTATCTGGGAGTAATCGGGCAGTGGGATCTGTACACAGGTCATGTGATGGCGAATGTAGGAGGAATTTACCTGAACAATACAGTTTTTGGAAACAAAAAGAAAGCTTACGAGGCGGTTCCTGCAGAAATTCAGAGAAGAGCGGTTGATTATCTTGTTAAAAATGCCATCAACCTTCCGGAATGGTTATTCTTTAATCCGATTACAGAAAAAACGTACCCGGTAAAAGATTCGCCAATGGGACCATTTGAACAGACACCGTATACCCTTGCAAGAGGAATGCAGTATGCGAATATCTATTCTTTATTTATGGATGACAGGTTACTTAGGCTGCTCGAAAATGAATTAAAACATCAGATGTCCGGCTCAAAAGACGAAATCTATACGGTTGAGAATTTATTTGATCAGGTGAGAACAGCCATTTTCAGTAAAAAAGGAAGCCTTACGATGCTTGAAAAGATGACACAGAAAAATTATGTGGATGCCTTAATTGTTTCAGTAAACAAATTATTTGAGAAAACGGCAGTGAAAGGATTGAAAACAGATGATAACCTGAAGATCCCGACCATCTGTAATTTTCATGAAGATGATCACGGTTTGAGGAATATCAATTATTCATCCATGAAAAGAGTATCTGAGGTTACTACGTACAAGAGAGCAGAACTTCAGAAGGTTCTGGACTTACTGAACAGAACAAGGTACAGAGGTGATGATGCTTCGAGAGCACATTACACAGATTTAATCATTCGTATACAAGAGGCTTTAAACAAATAA
- a CDS encoding SusC/RagA family TonB-linked outer membrane protein, giving the protein MKKTLILLPLLAANIAMAQQKKTITGKIEDANTSHIISGASIKIETQSVSTKTELEGIIESVSVGTVTDKDGKFILEIPADTKSVLVSFPGYESRVIQLNEGQTNYTIRLTSEVSDKNKIQEVIITGYQKIEKRKQTSAVSTVKMDNISQAGVASVDQMLAGQIAGVAVTPETGAPGSPAKIRIRGTASLSGPQDPLWVIDGLPLEGNDVPNFTDKDNIDQLQNFSIAGLNPNDIEDITILKDAAATAIYGARAANGVISITTKKGKKGSLKLNFSADTFVTARPDFDKLNLLNASEKVDLELMLAKRADLTYRADKGEVMRILTQNNQLDVFRNGGFDALNSFTRQQINGLRNNNTDWGKLLYRNAINKQYGLSVSGGSDRADYYFSLGYYDEEGTTIGTGFKRYNLTLKNNYKLSDKLNAGISIFGTQSERTSFVTDADASINPVNYSRNANPYMKPFNADGSYNYDRDMDGFEDRYIPFNFLEERENTNYSLKNNSLKGILDLEYKASKSLRFTSQLGIQYDANKTEKFAAENTYFTRKMKENTRYYKDGKYNYFLPAGAVKQNWDNDFFQYNWKLQAAYSTKINKHEIDLMAGTEIRKTEDNTTITRAFGYDPKTRRATAIVFPNSSFAADKRYETYRENPPIENAYASMFATASYTYDQKYTFFGSVRYDGTNLFGVNKKYKYLPIWAVSGSWLVTKEDFMKNISAVSNLRLRASYGLQGNIDRNTSPFFIGEYNDATILPGGKEAIINVLSPPNDKLRWEKTTNTNLGLDLGLFNNRVSLTADVYSRKGTDMISMKETPLETGFEYTMMNWGSLTNKGFELAISTRNINHDNFKWTTTINFAHNKSRVLSEQPRDNSLLPSREGLPVNAVFALKTAGMDEHGNPLFWKGDQKISAAEFFKLYDVYADFLPGQLVDTKLSNAELRSLFTYVGDRDPKFTGGIINTFKVSNFDLTISATFNLKQTVMRTPSYRGMELDRGRNYTRDIYEAGSSLPGITSPDMDANPDGWMANKWFAGNRSNAYSLLDVWAKEISYIRISSIRLGYTLPKEFTNPMGISSLRLSVEGRNLFVFSNGYKGYFDPETYGNIYAQPITKSVTVGFNVSF; this is encoded by the coding sequence ATGAAAAAAACTCTAATACTTTTACCTCTTTTGGCTGCTAATATAGCAATGGCCCAGCAAAAGAAAACCATCACCGGGAAAATAGAAGATGCCAATACATCCCATATTATCAGCGGTGCATCTATAAAAATCGAGACACAGTCAGTGTCTACAAAAACAGAACTGGAAGGAATTATCGAAAGTGTATCAGTAGGTACAGTGACTGATAAGGACGGAAAATTCATACTGGAAATCCCTGCCGATACAAAATCCGTACTGGTAAGTTTTCCAGGTTATGAATCCAGGGTCATTCAGCTTAATGAAGGGCAAACGAATTATACCATCAGACTGACTTCTGAAGTTTCAGATAAAAATAAAATCCAGGAAGTAATTATCACCGGTTACCAGAAAATTGAAAAGCGCAAGCAGACTTCAGCAGTTTCTACTGTAAAAATGGACAACATCAGCCAGGCTGGTGTGGCCAGTGTAGACCAGATGCTGGCAGGGCAGATTGCTGGTGTGGCAGTAACTCCCGAAACCGGTGCTCCTGGTAGTCCTGCAAAAATCAGAATCAGGGGTACAGCTTCTCTTTCCGGACCTCAGGATCCGCTATGGGTAATCGATGGTCTTCCGTTGGAAGGAAATGATGTGCCTAACTTTACGGATAAAGACAATATTGACCAGCTTCAGAACTTCTCTATTGCAGGTTTGAACCCTAACGATATTGAAGATATCACCATCCTTAAAGATGCGGCTGCAACGGCAATTTACGGAGCAAGAGCTGCAAACGGGGTAATCTCCATCACAACCAAAAAAGGAAAAAAGGGAAGCTTAAAACTGAATTTCTCTGCAGATACTTTTGTTACAGCACGCCCTGATTTTGATAAACTAAACCTTTTAAATGCTTCTGAAAAAGTAGATCTGGAACTGATGCTTGCCAAACGTGCAGATCTTACTTACCGTGCAGATAAAGGAGAAGTGATGAGAATTCTGACTCAGAACAACCAGCTTGATGTTTTCAGAAACGGTGGTTTTGACGCGTTGAATTCATTCACCCGTCAGCAAATTAACGGTTTAAGAAACAACAATACAGACTGGGGCAAACTGTTGTACAGAAATGCTATCAACAAACAATACGGATTAAGTGTTTCCGGAGGAAGTGACCGTGCAGATTACTATTTCTCCCTGGGATACTATGATGAAGAAGGAACAACTATCGGGACAGGTTTTAAAAGGTATAACCTGACTTTAAAAAACAATTACAAATTAAGTGATAAGTTAAATGCAGGAATCTCTATTTTCGGAACACAAAGTGAACGTACATCTTTTGTAACGGATGCTGATGCTTCAATAAACCCGGTTAACTATTCAAGGAATGCCAATCCTTACATGAAACCTTTCAATGCAGATGGAAGTTACAATTATGATAGAGATATGGATGGTTTTGAAGACCGTTATATTCCTTTCAACTTCCTTGAGGAAAGAGAAAATACCAATTATTCGCTGAAAAATAACTCTTTGAAAGGTATTTTAGATTTAGAATATAAAGCTTCAAAAAGTTTAAGGTTTACCTCTCAGTTAGGGATTCAGTATGATGCCAACAAAACAGAGAAGTTCGCAGCAGAGAATACTTACTTCACCAGAAAAATGAAAGAAAATACCCGTTATTACAAAGACGGTAAATACAATTACTTTCTGCCGGCTGGTGCTGTAAAACAAAACTGGGATAATGATTTCTTCCAGTACAACTGGAAATTGCAGGCGGCATACAGCACAAAGATCAATAAACATGAGATTGATTTGATGGCCGGTACGGAAATCCGTAAAACAGAAGATAATACAACGATTACAAGAGCTTTCGGATATGATCCGAAGACCAGAAGAGCTACGGCCATTGTTTTCCCGAATTCAAGTTTTGCAGCAGATAAAAGATATGAAACCTATCGTGAAAATCCTCCAATTGAGAATGCTTATGCTTCCATGTTTGCAACAGCATCTTATACTTACGACCAGAAGTATACATTCTTTGGAAGTGTGAGATATGACGGAACCAATCTTTTCGGGGTAAATAAAAAATATAAATATCTTCCGATCTGGGCAGTTTCAGGATCATGGCTGGTAACGAAAGAAGACTTTATGAAAAATATTTCTGCGGTATCTAACCTTAGGCTTAGAGCATCTTACGGTCTTCAGGGAAATATCGACAGAAATACATCACCATTCTTTATTGGTGAATATAATGATGCAACCATTCTTCCGGGAGGAAAAGAAGCAATTATTAATGTTCTCAGCCCTCCGAACGATAAACTGAGATGGGAAAAAACAACCAATACCAACTTAGGGCTTGATTTAGGATTGTTCAATAACCGTGTAAGCCTTACCGCTGATGTCTACAGCAGAAAAGGTACAGATATGATCAGTATGAAAGAAACCCCTCTTGAAACCGGGTTCGAATATACGATGATGAACTGGGGAAGCTTAACCAACAAAGGTTTTGAACTGGCAATATCGACCAGAAACATCAATCATGATAATTTCAAGTGGACAACTACCATCAACTTTGCTCATAACAAAAGTAGAGTATTAAGTGAGCAGCCACGTGATAACTCATTGCTTCCGTCAAGAGAAGGACTTCCTGTAAATGCTGTTTTTGCTTTGAAAACTGCAGGAATGGATGAACACGGAAACCCATTATTCTGGAAAGGTGATCAGAAGATTTCGGCAGCAGAATTCTTTAAGTTATATGATGTATATGCAGACTTTCTTCCGGGACAGTTGGTAGATACAAAGCTTTCAAACGCTGAGCTGAGAAGCCTGTTTACCTATGTAGGAGACAGAGACCCGAAATTTACCGGAGGGATTATCAATACCTTTAAGGTAAGTAATTTTGATCTTACAATTTCTGCGACATTCAACCTGAAGCAGACCGTAATGAGAACTCCGTCTTACCGCGGTATGGAGCTGGACAGAGGAAGAAATTATACAAGAGATATCTATGAAGCAGGAAGTTCACTTCCGGGTATTACGAGTCCTGATATGGATGCTAATCCTGATGGATGGATGGCCAATAAATGGTTTGCCGGAAACCGTTCAAATGCGTACAGCTTATTGGATGTTTGGGCGAAAGAGATCAGCTACATCAGAATCAGCAGTATCCGTTTAGGATATACGCTTCCTAAAGAATTTACCAATCCTATGGGGATTTCCAGTTTGAGACTGAGCGTTGAAGGACGTAACCTTTTCGTTTTCAGTAACGGATATAAAGGATATTTCGATCCGGAAACGTATGGTAATATTTATGCACAGCCTATCACCAAGTCGGTAACTGTAGGATTTAATGTTTCTTTTTAA
- a CDS encoding RagB/SusD family nutrient uptake outer membrane protein, whose protein sequence is MRKITTIIALSAISLINIGCDRFLDIQPEGKIIPETTEDYRKVLTSAYSKYPVHKSLVALRTDEVNIDDNSTDFISYREIAMWKDSNNDQASTEFPWVSFYSVNFYLNQIINEGSKTMQDSPEKNQILAEAYALRAYLYFDMVNLYGKPYNSATAATDRGVPINLEIDLEQVLKPSSVQEVYNQVHADMKKAEDLMVEQKQPLGVNYRFSKTALLAFEARTALYEGDWNKALNYADQVLAVKADLANLNTVNTPPNHYASPESIMALDNTWDNSIKNLSFASPELISSYNTTTDRRLGMYFEKNGSKYKVIKGGSLEFKVSFRTAELYFIKSEALLKLNKLNEAKEVLLKVVKNRYTPDGYTSVQNAVSSMDSTAFMNFILVERFREFALEGQRWFDLRRANQKKISHTISGKEYILQQNDPRYTIEYPMSAKKNNPNL, encoded by the coding sequence ATGAGAAAAATTACAACAATCATAGCACTTTCAGCAATCAGTTTAATCAATATCGGATGTGACAGGTTTCTGGATATTCAGCCTGAAGGAAAAATTATTCCTGAAACTACCGAAGATTACCGGAAAGTTCTTACGTCTGCCTATTCAAAATATCCTGTTCACAAATCTCTGGTAGCCCTTCGTACCGATGAGGTGAATATTGATGATAATTCTACGGATTTTATCTCTTATCGTGAGATTGCCATGTGGAAAGATTCAAATAATGATCAGGCCTCTACGGAATTTCCATGGGTAAGCTTTTATTCTGTGAACTTCTATCTGAATCAGATTATTAATGAGGGAAGCAAAACTATGCAGGATTCTCCTGAGAAAAACCAGATTTTAGCAGAGGCTTATGCGCTTCGTGCCTATCTGTATTTTGATATGGTAAATTTATACGGAAAGCCATACAACAGTGCCACGGCTGCTACCGACAGAGGGGTTCCAATTAATCTTGAAATTGATCTTGAACAGGTATTGAAACCATCATCCGTACAGGAAGTATACAATCAGGTTCATGCAGATATGAAAAAAGCAGAAGATCTGATGGTTGAGCAGAAGCAGCCACTGGGAGTCAATTACAGGTTCTCAAAAACTGCATTGCTGGCTTTTGAAGCAAGAACAGCTCTATACGAAGGAGACTGGAACAAAGCTTTAAACTATGCAGATCAGGTACTGGCGGTAAAAGCAGATCTTGCTAATTTAAATACCGTAAATACTCCGCCCAACCATTATGCTTCCCCAGAATCTATTATGGCTTTGGACAATACCTGGGATAATTCTATTAAGAATTTATCTTTTGCATCTCCGGAGCTTATTTCTTCATACAATACTACGACCGACAGAAGGCTTGGCATGTATTTTGAAAAAAATGGAAGTAAGTATAAGGTGATCAAAGGAGGGAGTTTAGAATTTAAAGTGTCTTTCAGAACCGCTGAACTGTACTTTATAAAATCTGAAGCATTATTAAAGTTAAATAAACTTAATGAAGCTAAAGAAGTACTTCTGAAAGTAGTAAAAAACAGATATACTCCGGACGGATATACTTCAGTACAAAATGCAGTGTCTTCAATGGATTCTACAGCATTTATGAACTTTATCCTGGTTGAGAGATTCAGAGAATTTGCTCTGGAAGGGCAGAGATGGTTTGATTTAAGAAGAGCCAATCAGAAAAAAATAAGCCACACCATCAGTGGCAAAGAGTATATTCTTCAGCAGAATGATCCGCGATATACCATTGAATATCCAATGAGTGCGAAGAAGAATAACCCTAATTTATAA